The following proteins are co-located in the Telopea speciosissima isolate NSW1024214 ecotype Mountain lineage chromosome 9, Tspe_v1, whole genome shotgun sequence genome:
- the LOC122640258 gene encoding ribonuclease 3-like protein 3 produces MRVPDEENDSLAPDILLLEGGGKQVSDIIAEAESAEPNVKEVEKILDYKFSDEKLLLEALIHPSFSFPVKSCISYERLEYIGDSVLNLLVARELFFLYPDLPPGLLTKLRAANVDNEKLARVAVRHSLHDYLRHKAPHLQEQIQEFSQAVLDYPVHSNGLIDTPKVLADIVESLVGAVFVDCHSSLETVWQVFKRLLEPIISLETLGTHPVTELFEFCQKKRLLLPRFVKDSWNENTAVDVFIGDLLVGTATCGNKKEIAQNRAAKAALDYLKATTDL; encoded by the exons ATGAGAGTTCCTGATGAAGAGAATGACTCGTTAGCTCCCGATATTCTTCTTCTCGAAGGAGGAGGGAAACAAGTGTCAGATATCATAGCAGAAGCAGAATCAGCAGAGCCAAACGTGAAAGAGGTAGAAAAGATATTAGATTACAAGTTCAGTGATGAGAAGCTATTATTGGAAGCATTGATTCATCCATCCTTCTCTTTTCCGGTGAAATCGTGCATTTCATACGAGAGATTGGAATACATAGGTGATTCCGTGCTCAACTTGTTGGTGGCAAGGGAATTGTTCTTTCTGTATCCAGACCTCCCGCCGGGATTACTCACCAAGCTCCGAGCGGCTAACGTTGATAATGAGAAGCTTGCGCGTGTTGCAGTCAGGCATAGCCTTCATGACTATTTACGTCACAAAGCTCCTCATCTCCAGGAACAA ATTCAAGAGTTCAGTCAAGCGGTATTGGACTATCCTGTCCACTCCAATGGTCTCATTGATACACCCAAAGTCCTTGCCGATATTGTAGAGTCCCTTGTTGGGGCTGTTTTCGTTGATTGTCATTCCTCACTCGAAACAGTGTggcag gtGTTCAAGAGATTATTGGAGCCGATAATTAGTCTGGAGACATTAGGGACACATCCAGTGACTGAACTTTTTGAGTTCTGTCAAAAGAAAAGATTGTTGTTGCCGCGCTTTGTAAAGGACTCGTGGAATGAAAACACTGCTGTCGATGTTTTCATTGGTGACCTCTTGGTTGGCACAGCCACCTGtgggaataaaaaagaaatagctCAGAACCGGGCTGCCAAAGCTGCCTTAGATTACCTTAAAGCTACAACTGATCTTTGA
- the LOC122640754 gene encoding plant UBX domain-containing protein 8-like, with the protein MARATRDAIETFTSITGASEALAVQRLEEHGGDLNEAVNAHFSSGDRNTTRRTPVAESQNDFMDVDDPFGFETQGPPLPLLSAARNLNPFPIIDSTFPRSLFENRGASEFSSHAPFVSHPRDVREIPIEVKDGNDQPGHSGSNPTIEDVTGVAYTHGPEIHGHVIVDDEEDEGPPIDPPAHTPGQNERETSFSGENHYQAHVPSAPNVGSDYSNDIEEEMVRAAIEASKREAEEGYPNQQFGATNDSSGIHTELAQAVSLSLKTAEQEKARREQGVSIGATQQHDFSSSDVGELGKLPSANGRQGFSSFGKGTSSQFKTEAGSSSVQDEAKDVEEQPLVKHRSRRVSSGSVESARDVGEMMDSPPSRPRRHDVGTDRQRTGDTFQSDEWGGISSEEHDEAVMLEAALFGQITEGTAYHFDVGSYTRRIPRPPSPTLAAQRILREQQDDEYLASLQADKEKELKAREEAEAHRLEEEASRAAALQEERHKEEEAHMKMLQEEEFERRLFAKEASLPQEPASDDDNAVTLLVRMPDGSRRRRRFLKSDKLQSLFDFIDVGRGVKPGTYKLVRPYPRRAFSDGESELSLGELGLTSKQEALFIELI; encoded by the exons GAACATGGTGGTGATCTCAATGAAGCTGTCAATGCACATTTTAGCTCAGGAGACAGAAATAC AACACGACGAACACCTGTCGCAGAATCTCAAAATGATTTCATGGATGTAGATGATCCATTCGGATTTGAAACACAGGGACCTCCTTTACCACTTCTATCTGCTGCTAGAAACTTGAACCCGTTCCCAATTATTGACTCCACTTTTCCTAGAAGTCTCTTTGAAAACAGGGGTGCTTCCGAGTTCTCCAGCCATGCACCATTTGTTTCACATCCAAGGGATGTTCGGGAGATCCCCATAGAGGTCAAGGATGGAAATGACCAGCCCGGTCATTCTGGATCCAATCCTACTATTGAAGATGTTACTGGAGTTGCATATACCCATGGTCCTGAAATCCATGGACATGTCATAGTtgatgatgaagaggatgaaggTCCTCCGATTGATCCTCCTGCACATACTCCTGGTCAGAATGAAAGAGAAACTAGCTTTTCGGGTGAGAATCATTATCAAGCCCATGTCCCAAGTGCTCCAAATGTTGGCAGTGACTACAGTAATGATatagaagaagagatggtcCGAGCTGCCATTGAAGCTTCAAAGCGAGAGGCTGAAGAGGGGTACCCAAACCAGCAATTTGGTGCTACTAAT GACTCATCCGGAATACATACTGAGCTTGCACAGGCAGTTTCATTGTCATTAAAG ACGGCAGAGCAAGAGAAAGCACGGCGTGAGCAAGGGGTGTCAATTGGAGCTACTCAACAGCATGATTTTAGTTCATCTGATGTAGGAGAGTTGGGAAAACTGCCATCAGCAAATGGGAG GCAAGGATTTAGTTCTTTTGGCAAGGGAACATCAAGTCAATTTAAGACGGAGGCAGGAAGTTCATCTGTGCAGGATGAAGCTAAGGATGTAGAGGAGCAGCCATTGGTTAAGCACAGGTCCAGACGTGTTTCTTCTGGATCTGTGGAATCTGCCAGAGATGTTGGAGAAATGATGGACAGCCCCCCATCACGTCCTAGACGGCATGATGTTGGTACTGATCGGCAGCGCACTGGGGATACCTTTCAGTCTGATGAA TGGGGAGGCATATCTTCAGAGGAACATGATGAAGCAGTTATGCTCGAAGCTGCACTTTTTGGTCAGATTACTGAAGGGACTGCATATCATTTTGATGTGGGTTCTTATACTCGTCGGATACCACGTCCTCCTTCACCCACTCTAGCAGCACAACGCATACTGCGAGAGCAGCAG GATGATGAGTATCTTGCTTCACTACAAGCTGATAAAGAGAAAGAATTGAAGGCCAGGGAGGAAGCTGAAGCCCATCGAttagaagaggaagcttctAGAGCAGCTGCCCTTCaagaagagagacacaaagaGGAAGAAGCTCACATGAAAATGCTACAAGAAGAG GAATTTGAGAGACGGCTATTTGCAAAAGAAGCTTCTCTTCCTCAGGAACCAGCTTCAGATGATGATAATGCTGTAACTCTTCTCGTCCGGATGCCAGATGGTAGTCGCCGTCGCCGTCGCTTTCTCAAGTCAGACAAGCTCCAG TCGCTTTTTGACTTCATTGATGTGGGTAGAGGTGTTAAACCTGGTACCTATAAACTG GTGAGGCCTTATCCACGGCGTGCTTTCAGTGATGGTGAGAGTGAATTATCTCTGGGTGAACTAGGTTTAACCAGCAAACAAGAAGCCTTATTTATAGAATTGATTTAG